One window of Phycisphaerae bacterium genomic DNA carries:
- a CDS encoding NAD(P)-dependent oxidoreductase: MASNRTTDRATQLAKNFAELEPRYTNDEAVAEAARCLFCYDAPCARACPTHIDVPRFIRQILHKNPVGAAETILDANIFGGSCARACPTEVLCEGACVDNTLLKAPVRIGRLQRYACDAAADKKIRFFESGQSTGKHVAIVGAGPAGLTCAHELRKHGHAVTIHEARELPGGINTHGIAVYKYDTAFALSEVEQVKAIGGIDIRLNSRIDGPGVARLLEDHDAVFLAVGLGRTAQLDIPGEDLPGVWEALDFIFQTHTKPLDQCECGRHVLVIGGGNTAVDVATAAVRLGAEKVTIVYRRSHREMPAFKYEYELTRSDGIDWIFSAAPLRILSGTGVGPAGGTTPRAVGIECVRTRQSAEGRASRLENIPGSEFTLEADMIVKALGQEPLMDLLRSIPGLKVENGRVSVDRATGATSIRKLFAGGDCISKGAEVVDAVQEGKIAARGIHAMLTA, from the coding sequence ATGGCATCAAACAGAACAACCGATCGGGCGACTCAACTCGCGAAGAATTTTGCGGAACTCGAACCGCGATACACCAACGATGAGGCGGTCGCCGAGGCTGCGCGATGTCTTTTCTGTTACGACGCGCCCTGCGCCCGTGCCTGTCCTACGCACATCGACGTTCCCCGGTTCATCCGGCAGATACTGCACAAGAATCCGGTGGGCGCCGCAGAGACCATTCTCGACGCCAACATCTTCGGCGGCTCCTGTGCCCGAGCGTGTCCAACGGAAGTCCTCTGTGAAGGCGCCTGCGTCGACAACACCCTGCTCAAGGCCCCGGTGCGGATCGGCCGCCTTCAACGATATGCCTGCGACGCCGCCGCTGACAAGAAAATCCGGTTTTTCGAGTCGGGCCAGAGCACGGGCAAGCACGTCGCGATTGTCGGCGCCGGGCCTGCCGGGCTTACCTGTGCACACGAACTTCGCAAGCACGGACACGCCGTCACCATCCATGAGGCGCGCGAACTCCCCGGTGGCATCAACACGCATGGCATCGCCGTTTATAAGTATGACACCGCGTTCGCGCTATCCGAGGTTGAGCAGGTCAAAGCCATCGGCGGAATCGACATTCGGCTGAATTCGCGCATCGACGGGCCAGGCGTCGCCAGGCTGCTTGAAGATCACGATGCGGTCTTTCTTGCCGTCGGACTCGGGAGGACCGCACAGCTCGATATTCCCGGCGAAGACCTGCCCGGCGTGTGGGAAGCCCTCGACTTCATCTTTCAGACTCATACCAAACCGCTCGACCAGTGCGAGTGCGGGCGACATGTCCTCGTCATCGGCGGCGGAAACACGGCGGTTGACGTCGCGACGGCGGCCGTGCGGCTTGGCGCGGAGAAAGTCACCATTGTCTATCGTCGGAGCCATCGCGAGATGCCGGCGTTCAAGTATGAATACGAGCTGACCCGATCGGACGGAATTGACTGGATTTTCTCAGCGGCGCCGCTTCGAATCCTCTCCGGCACGGGCGTCGGACCGGCCGGCGGAACGACGCCAAGGGCGGTTGGAATCGAGTGCGTTCGAACGCGGCAATCGGCCGAGGGCCGCGCCTCCCGGCTGGAGAACATCCCCGGGAGCGAGTTCACTCTTGAGGCGGACATGATCGTCAAGGCGCTGGGACAGGAACCCCTGATGGATCTGCTGCGATCCATCCCGGGGCTGAAGGTCGAGAACGGCCGGGTGTCGGTGGACCGTGCCACGGGCGCGACATCTATCAGGAAGCTCTTCGCCGGCGGGGACTGCATCAGCAAGGGCGCCGAGGTGGTCGACGCTGTTCAGGAAGGCAAGATCGCCGCTCGCGGCATTCATGCGATGCTGACGGCCTGA
- a CDS encoding flagellar biosynthesis anti-sigma factor FlgM, with protein sequence MTDINGVGTLASTSTLRDFAQQSFKRSSPEGLDPLADRVEISEVAAFLSQLAELPEARARKIVDIRNSIQNGTYPIGEKLDQALDQILNAL encoded by the coding sequence ATGACGGACATAAATGGAGTTGGAACCCTGGCCTCGACGTCGACGCTTCGCGATTTCGCTCAGCAGTCGTTCAAGCGATCGTCGCCCGAAGGCCTGGACCCGCTCGCGGACCGCGTGGAGATTTCTGAAGTCGCGGCATTCCTCAGCCAGTTGGCGGAATTGCCGGAGGCTCGTGCACGCAAAATCGTGGACATTCGCAATTCAATTCAGAATGGCACCTATCCGATCGGCGAAAAACTGGATCAAGCGCTCGATCAGATTCTGAACGCCTTGTAG
- a CDS encoding matrixin family metalloprotease, which produces MKPLTRHTLAAAVALPTMIAGIVLSDRADGFSWFQYGAYDVVWVNARSTRYLSPVTFPPGSAPDTMIQESMGLWNIVPASRFLYSFVRNAQEFPIDNYDGYSDTAAVPASSLDPGVLGVTYLVNNGPVWYDMDMVFSDLPSGVGYTFDPNPPCDVVTAPTPTNGFSFLLVAVHEMGHALGLGHDPQGTEAPGTPFLVATMNPRYPSGGPMGQENIIELHADDRNGARYLYPNTGPSDPYVDLAASGYTFGSIVGKAIPVFFTPTSISPGGTLTIRSVIENLGLGSFAYVRQGFYLSSDPLIESTDTLLADARWDLAYGDAVDFDADVDLPADLAAGSYYVGTIFDDLDEVDETYEDNNAASYCTPLTVVRLAPVVNDIFQSAAVCGQPYSGPTPSVTHPINMSPITWSIDNPQPGMTINSTTGVVSWPNPIPSPFMYQIFVRATNSAGTTTKSMLIGVGSAPPQVSTISPQSWSACAGSYTGPTPAVTDPGCMNPIINWSLDAGPFGMTINHATGVVSWPAPIARATPYSISIRATNAAGNGTRTWLLHVGSGGDLNGDLIVTPDDAAAFVDALLGLNPGGVAEADMNCDGLADGRDVAVFVQILLGG; this is translated from the coding sequence ATGAAGCCATTGACCCGTCACACACTCGCCGCGGCGGTGGCGCTGCCCACGATGATCGCGGGCATCGTCTTGAGCGACCGCGCCGATGGGTTCAGTTGGTTTCAGTACGGCGCGTACGACGTGGTCTGGGTTAATGCCCGGAGCACACGCTACCTTTCGCCGGTCACGTTTCCGCCCGGCAGCGCCCCCGACACGATGATTCAGGAATCCATGGGGCTTTGGAATATCGTTCCTGCGAGCCGGTTTCTTTACAGCTTTGTTCGCAACGCGCAGGAGTTCCCGATCGACAATTACGACGGCTACAGCGACACCGCAGCGGTGCCGGCCTCATCGCTTGATCCCGGTGTTCTGGGAGTGACGTATCTCGTGAACAATGGTCCGGTCTGGTACGACATGGACATGGTGTTCAGCGATTTGCCGTCGGGCGTGGGCTATACCTTCGATCCGAATCCGCCATGCGACGTTGTCACGGCACCGACACCGACGAACGGTTTCTCATTCCTGCTGGTTGCGGTGCATGAGATGGGGCACGCACTGGGCCTTGGGCACGACCCGCAGGGCACCGAAGCACCCGGCACGCCGTTTCTGGTGGCGACGATGAACCCGCGATATCCAAGCGGCGGGCCGATGGGCCAGGAGAACATCATCGAGCTGCACGCGGACGATCGCAACGGCGCACGGTATCTGTATCCGAACACGGGCCCTTCGGATCCGTACGTTGATCTGGCGGCGTCGGGATACACGTTTGGTTCGATCGTGGGCAAGGCGATTCCGGTGTTCTTCACGCCGACAAGCATTTCGCCGGGCGGGACACTGACAATTCGTTCGGTGATCGAGAATCTGGGTTTGGGAAGTTTTGCGTATGTCCGCCAGGGATTTTACTTATCGTCTGATCCACTGATCGAATCGACGGACACCCTGCTGGCTGACGCGCGGTGGGATCTCGCCTATGGCGATGCGGTCGATTTCGATGCGGATGTCGATCTTCCGGCCGATCTCGCGGCGGGCAGTTATTATGTCGGAACAATCTTCGACGACCTGGACGAAGTAGACGAAACATATGAGGACAACAACGCGGCATCGTACTGCACGCCGTTGACCGTGGTTCGCCTGGCGCCGGTGGTGAATGACATTTTCCAATCCGCGGCAGTCTGCGGGCAGCCGTACTCGGGGCCGACGCCGTCGGTGACGCACCCCATCAACATGTCCCCGATCACCTGGTCGATCGACAATCCCCAGCCCGGCATGACCATCAACTCGACGACCGGCGTAGTGTCATGGCCGAATCCGATTCCATCGCCATTCATGTACCAGATCTTCGTGCGCGCGACGAACAGCGCAGGAACGACCACGAAATCGATGCTGATCGGCGTGGGTAGTGCGCCGCCGCAGGTCTCGACGATTTCGCCGCAGAGCTGGTCGGCATGTGCCGGATCGTACACGGGGCCGACGCCCGCGGTGACGGATCCCGGCTGCATGAATCCGATCATCAACTGGTCGCTGGACGCGGGGCCGTTCGGCATGACGATCAATCATGCGACCGGCGTGGTGTCCTGGCCCGCACCGATCGCCCGGGCGACGCCGTATTCAATTTCGATTCGCGCAACGAACGCGGCCGGGAATGGTACGCGAACCTGGCTATTGCACGTCGGCTCGGGCGGCGACCTGAATGGCGATCTGATTGTGACGCCGGACGATGCGGCGGCGTTCGTGGATGCCCTGCTGGGATTGAACCCCGGGGGCGTCGCCGAGGCCGACATGAACTGCGACGGGTTAGCGGACGGCCGGGACGTCGCCGTCTTTGTCCAGATTCTGCTGGGCGGCTGA
- a CDS encoding zinc ABC transporter substrate-binding protein translates to MSIRKHHFNPIRWMPTVHARRPAIASIALLAVVTALAHCDSSNPPTSQPATTASLRVSVAIPPQVYFVKRIGGDRVSVHAVLSAGQSHGAFDPSPKQMALLAGSRVFFRIGVGFEGPLLRKLADVSPQTEIVDTRDGIELLRLAEHGHDDEHDHDEDHVCGDSELDPHIWLDPVLVKTQARTICAALSRLEPANADEFRRNLAAFEVELDELDSRIAETLKPYGGRMLIVFHPSFAYFCRRYELSQLVIETAGKEPGPRRISDLIKSARKAGTKVVFAQEEYSAAGAQAVAEAIGGRVVRLAPMSADWAANLLGMTEAIAAGFQPS, encoded by the coding sequence ATGTCGATACGGAAACACCATTTCAACCCGATCCGATGGATGCCCACGGTGCATGCGCGGCGGCCCGCGATCGCTTCGATTGCGTTGCTCGCCGTGGTAACGGCACTGGCGCATTGCGATTCATCAAACCCGCCCACGTCACAGCCGGCCACGACAGCGTCCTTGCGTGTGTCGGTTGCGATTCCGCCGCAGGTCTATTTTGTGAAGCGGATCGGCGGCGATCGGGTCAGCGTGCATGCCGTGCTCTCGGCGGGGCAATCGCACGGCGCATTTGATCCTTCTCCGAAGCAGATGGCGCTTCTGGCCGGTTCGCGGGTGTTCTTTCGGATTGGCGTCGGTTTCGAGGGTCCGCTTCTGCGGAAACTGGCTGATGTCTCTCCGCAGACTGAAATCGTCGACACGCGCGACGGCATCGAGCTGTTGCGCCTCGCGGAGCACGGTCACGACGACGAGCATGACCACGACGAGGATCACGTCTGCGGCGACAGCGAGCTGGACCCGCACATCTGGCTCGACCCCGTCCTGGTCAAGACGCAGGCCCGGACGATCTGCGCCGCGTTGTCGCGACTGGAGCCGGCCAATGCGGATGAATTCAGGAGAAATCTCGCGGCGTTCGAGGTCGAGCTGGACGAGCTCGATTCGCGAATCGCCGAAACGCTCAAGCCGTATGGCGGCAGGATGCTGATCGTGTTTCATCCATCGTTCGCGTACTTCTGCCGGCGATACGAACTGTCTCAACTTGTCATCGAAACCGCGGGGAAGGAGCCGGGGCCGCGGCGCATCTCGGACCTGATCAAATCGGCGCGGAAGGCCGGCACGAAGGTGGTGTTCGCCCAGGAGGAATATTCGGCGGCGGGAGCGCAGGCGGTGGCGGAGGCAATCGGAGGGCGGGTGGTTCGCCTGGCGCCGATGTCGGCGGACTGGGCGGCCAATCTGCTTGGCATGACTGAGGCCATTGCGGCCGGGTTCCAGCCGTCGTAG
- a CDS encoding ABC transporter ATP-binding protein has translation MADAVLRFRNVAFRYDETPVFSPEVSFSLARGDFACIVGPNGGGKTTLLKLALGLLTPSAGEVEVMGGPPQATRGRVGYMPQHAQLDPKFPVTVVDVVMMGRLGRTGPIARYGRKDIDAASAAMESVNISALSNRPFSALSGGQRQRVLIARALSCEPEVLMLDEPTSNLDVAAQNDLYELLHELNKRMTLLLVSHDMGFVSKFVRTIICVNRHVDVHAAKEIAGDYISEMYGRDMRLIVHDHTHG, from the coding sequence ATGGCGGATGCGGTGCTGCGCTTCCGCAATGTCGCCTTTCGCTACGACGAAACACCCGTCTTCTCCCCCGAAGTATCATTCTCGCTCGCACGGGGCGACTTCGCATGCATCGTCGGCCCGAACGGCGGCGGAAAAACAACACTGCTGAAGCTGGCGCTGGGGCTGTTGACGCCGTCGGCCGGCGAGGTGGAGGTCATGGGGGGACCGCCGCAGGCCACGCGGGGTCGCGTCGGCTATATGCCGCAGCACGCACAGCTTGACCCGAAGTTTCCCGTGACAGTCGTGGATGTCGTGATGATGGGGCGACTGGGACGAACCGGCCCAATCGCTCGCTATGGCCGCAAGGATATCGATGCCGCATCGGCGGCAATGGAAAGCGTCAATATATCGGCACTGTCGAATCGGCCCTTCTCGGCCTTGTCCGGCGGTCAACGGCAGCGCGTGCTGATCGCGCGGGCGCTGTCATGCGAGCCGGAGGTGCTTATGCTGGATGAGCCGACGTCAAACCTGGACGTGGCGGCACAGAACGACCTGTATGAACTGCTCCACGAGCTGAACAAGCGGATGACGCTGCTACTCGTGTCTCATGACATGGGCTTCGTCTCGAAGTTCGTGCGAACGATCATCTGCGTGAATCGCCACGTGGATGTGCATGCGGCGAAGGAAATTGCGGGCGACTACATAAGCGAGATGTACGGCCGCGACATGCGGTTGATTGTTCACGATCACACCCATGGCTGA
- a CDS encoding metal ABC transporter permease, with protein MMEFISAISNPDYGYLRVALAAGLLASVACGIVGSYVVTRRITYIAGSIAHCVLGGMGAARYMQIVHGWTWATPLAGAIATALLAALIIGWVTLRAKEREDTVIGALWAIGMAVGILFIQKTPGSSEDLMSYLFGSIVMVRTVDLWILIALDTIIIATVAALYHPLLAVCFDAEFARLRGLSVETYYLLLLCLTALTVVLLISVVGIVLVIALLTLPVAIAGQFCRTLLSMMLASVAICMFFTVTGLALSYGPDLPAGATTIVLAGGAYLLVLGVKKALPVGDAGRKKPGDREDRRA; from the coding sequence ATTATGGAATTCATTTCGGCCATTTCGAACCCTGATTACGGCTATCTCCGGGTGGCGCTGGCCGCCGGGCTGCTGGCGAGCGTGGCGTGCGGCATCGTCGGATCCTATGTGGTGACGCGGCGAATCACGTATATCGCCGGAAGCATCGCCCATTGTGTGCTCGGCGGCATGGGCGCGGCAAGATACATGCAGATCGTGCATGGCTGGACCTGGGCGACACCGCTGGCAGGGGCCATTGCAACGGCACTTCTGGCCGCATTGATCATCGGGTGGGTGACGCTTCGCGCGAAGGAACGGGAAGACACCGTCATCGGAGCCTTGTGGGCCATCGGCATGGCGGTCGGAATTCTGTTTATTCAGAAGACGCCCGGTTCCTCCGAAGACCTGATGAGCTATCTGTTCGGCAGCATCGTGATGGTGCGCACGGTGGATCTGTGGATACTCATCGCGCTGGACACGATCATCATCGCGACCGTTGCGGCCTTGTACCATCCGCTGCTGGCGGTATGTTTCGATGCCGAGTTCGCCCGGCTTCGCGGTCTGTCGGTCGAGACCTACTACCTCCTGCTGCTCTGCCTGACGGCGCTGACGGTCGTGCTGCTGATTTCAGTGGTCGGAATCGTGCTGGTCATTGCGCTGCTGACGCTGCCCGTCGCGATTGCCGGCCAGTTCTGCCGCACGCTGCTGAGCATGATGCTCGCCTCGGTCGCGATCTGCATGTTCTTCACGGTCACGGGGCTGGCGTTGAGCTATGGTCCGGACCTGCCGGCCGGCGCGACGACGATCGTACTCGCGGGCGGCGCCTATCTGCTGGTGCTTGGCGTGAAGAAGGCGCTCCCTGTCGGCGATGCGGGCAGAAAAAAACCCGGCGACCGCGAGGATCGCCGGGCCTGA
- a CDS encoding beta-propeller domain-containing protein, whose product MKLNTQRLSPSPRAYRFVFGGTSMVAALAAMMIAVGCDTAQSLSPVGNGSVAPNTPGPNSSGDFGAPSQDSGSGARASESVARAIEEADIVKIVDGTLYALNRFKGLLIVDVQDPDSPALLGQLDLRGRGVEMYVGGNQAYVLLSADTYYYYGGGYGFGRGGVDLAVGQNDQALAIAPDGPMPPRPDFEGSRLAIIDVSDPTAPTLESKVNLVGFANESRRVGDVIYVVGSNYAPYFAIGAENSNSEDAPVGEGFVASVNVADPANITPVERKSLSGAALTMHTSDSAIFAASQAYDFNSGNVLTEVQVIDISDPDGSIALRGKFTVPGWIRNRFYMDAFGDVFRIATESTGFGFQAVKLFTYDISDRDDVKPLGSTKIIENESLQAMRFDGERAYAVTFLIVDPLFVIDLSDPAAPVVAGELKVPGYSTHIEPRGDRLIAIGIDDTNGNRPAVAYYDVKDPAAPKELGRVILGPPGSYTSSDATYDEKAFKVVEELGLIVVPFQHVDWGDSIGGAMPPSTGTARNDDVKEDDNNSNDNGDDEPFYYGPSCTNGVQLIDFSDTALTQRGSFESKGNASRVGVLGDRLFALSDIALTTINISDRDKPTKAGEVTFFSGEDMRQYGNCGYIYDYYPGNVVDPGFSWSDFPLSPEQIDRLIAVLETCAAGTPLPGAVLMMTLCIAGGTMRARRRNRRSRR is encoded by the coding sequence ATGAAACTCAACACCCAACGTCTCTCCCCGTCTCCCCGGGCGTACCGCTTCGTATTCGGCGGAACGTCGATGGTTGCCGCCTTAGCAGCCATGATGATCGCGGTCGGATGCGACACTGCCCAATCATTAAGCCCCGTCGGCAACGGGTCGGTCGCGCCCAATACCCCCGGTCCGAACTCGAGCGGTGACTTCGGCGCCCCCTCCCAGGATTCTGGCAGCGGTGCACGTGCGAGCGAAAGCGTTGCTCGCGCCATCGAGGAAGCAGACATTGTCAAAATCGTTGACGGCACGCTCTACGCCCTGAATCGCTTCAAGGGGCTGCTCATCGTGGATGTGCAGGACCCGGATTCCCCGGCGCTGCTCGGCCAGCTCGACCTTCGCGGCCGCGGCGTTGAAATGTATGTTGGCGGAAATCAGGCGTATGTCCTACTGAGCGCGGACACCTACTACTACTATGGCGGCGGCTACGGGTTTGGGCGCGGCGGCGTCGATCTCGCCGTCGGCCAGAACGATCAAGCGCTCGCCATCGCACCGGATGGCCCCATGCCTCCTCGGCCCGATTTCGAGGGCAGCCGGCTTGCGATCATTGACGTGTCCGATCCGACGGCCCCCACGCTGGAGAGCAAAGTCAATCTCGTCGGATTCGCCAACGAGAGCCGTCGCGTGGGCGATGTGATCTATGTCGTAGGCTCCAACTACGCGCCCTATTTTGCGATTGGCGCGGAGAACAGCAACAGCGAGGACGCGCCCGTCGGCGAAGGTTTCGTCGCATCCGTTAACGTGGCCGACCCGGCGAACATCACCCCGGTCGAGCGCAAGTCGCTCTCCGGCGCCGCGCTCACCATGCACACGTCGGATTCAGCCATCTTCGCGGCCAGCCAGGCTTACGACTTCAACTCCGGAAATGTCCTGACCGAAGTGCAGGTGATCGACATCTCCGATCCGGACGGCTCGATCGCGCTGCGCGGCAAATTCACCGTCCCGGGCTGGATTCGCAATCGCTTCTACATGGACGCATTCGGCGATGTTTTCCGAATTGCCACGGAATCCACCGGCTTCGGGTTCCAGGCCGTCAAGCTTTTCACATACGACATTTCGGATCGGGACGACGTCAAGCCGCTCGGTTCCACCAAGATCATCGAAAACGAGTCGCTCCAGGCCATGCGGTTTGATGGCGAGCGGGCTTACGCCGTGACATTCCTAATCGTCGATCCCCTCTTTGTGATCGATCTGAGTGATCCGGCCGCTCCGGTGGTTGCCGGCGAGTTGAAAGTCCCCGGGTACTCCACCCATATCGAGCCTCGCGGCGATCGCCTCATCGCGATCGGCATTGACGATACCAACGGCAATCGACCAGCCGTGGCCTACTATGACGTGAAAGACCCGGCTGCTCCGAAGGAACTCGGCCGCGTCATCCTGGGTCCGCCGGGCTCGTACACCTCCTCCGACGCGACCTATGATGAAAAGGCGTTCAAGGTCGTCGAGGAACTCGGCCTGATCGTCGTTCCATTCCAGCACGTCGATTGGGGTGATTCAATCGGCGGCGCAATGCCGCCCAGCACCGGTACGGCTCGCAACGACGACGTGAAAGAGGATGACAACAACAGCAACGATAACGGTGATGACGAGCCATTCTACTATGGCCCGAGCTGCACCAACGGCGTGCAGTTGATCGACTTCAGTGACACAGCACTGACGCAGCGTGGCTCGTTTGAGTCCAAGGGGAACGCCAGCCGCGTCGGTGTTCTCGGCGACCGCCTCTTCGCGCTTTCCGATATCGCGCTGACGACGATCAACATCAGTGATCGCGACAAGCCCACCAAGGCCGGTGAAGTGACTTTCTTCAGCGGCGAGGATATGCGTCAATACGGCAACTGCGGTTACATCTACGACTATTATCCCGGCAACGTCGTCGATCCGGGCTTCTCGTGGAGCGACTTCCCGCTGTCACCCGAGCAGATTGACCGGCTCATCGCCGTCCTGGAGACGTGTGCCGCGGGAACGCCGCTGCCCGGCGCGGTATTGATGATGACCCTCTGCATCGCGGGCGGCACGATGCGGGCTCGCCGGCGCAATCGGCGCTCGCGCAGGTAA